The following are encoded in a window of Paenibacillus polymyxa genomic DNA:
- a CDS encoding aminotransferase class I/II-fold pyridoxal phosphate-dependent enzyme, with product MSNRDRIYLSSPHMGGFEQQYITEAFETNWIAPLGKNVDAFEAEVANYLGCGGAVALSSGTAAIHLSLILLGVEKDDIVFCSSLTFVASANPILYQGAIPVFIDSEPDSWNMSPEALERAFKTYADKGKKPKAVVIVNLYGQSADYDRLKKICDYYEVPIVEDAAESLGATYGKQMSGTLGKFGILSFNGNKIITTSGGGMLVSDDLEALSRARHYATQARDKAIYYQHSMLGYNYRLSNVLAGIGRGQLKVLEDRISQKRDIFGLYHKMLSELDGVYFMPEKGFGKSTRWLTAMQIDSTKVGIEAHELVHYLEKFNVESRPVWKPLHLQPLFNEADYFTHEVGRDISRELFLNGICLPSDTNMTRENQEFVIQLIKNAFNH from the coding sequence ATGTCCAATCGAGATAGAATTTATTTATCTTCGCCGCATATGGGCGGGTTTGAACAACAATATATCACAGAGGCTTTTGAAACAAACTGGATTGCTCCACTAGGTAAAAATGTAGATGCTTTTGAAGCAGAGGTGGCAAATTACTTAGGATGTGGAGGCGCAGTTGCCCTAAGTTCTGGAACAGCAGCAATTCACTTGTCTTTGATATTGCTTGGTGTGGAAAAGGATGATATTGTTTTTTGTTCTTCTCTTACCTTTGTTGCCAGTGCTAATCCGATCTTATATCAAGGTGCAATTCCTGTCTTTATCGATTCGGAACCAGACAGCTGGAATATGTCCCCTGAGGCACTAGAGCGAGCATTCAAGACTTATGCAGATAAGGGAAAGAAACCTAAAGCTGTAGTTATAGTCAATTTGTATGGGCAGAGTGCAGACTACGATCGGTTGAAAAAAATATGTGATTATTACGAGGTGCCAATTGTAGAAGATGCTGCGGAATCACTCGGAGCAACTTACGGCAAGCAAATGAGTGGAACGCTTGGGAAATTCGGCATTCTTTCATTTAATGGAAATAAAATTATTACTACTTCTGGCGGAGGTATGCTGGTTTCAGATGATTTAGAAGCACTAAGTAGAGCGCGACATTATGCAACACAAGCAAGAGATAAGGCGATTTACTATCAACATAGTATGTTGGGTTATAATTATCGTTTAAGCAATGTACTTGCAGGGATTGGAAGAGGGCAATTAAAGGTTCTAGAAGATAGAATTTCACAAAAAAGAGATATTTTTGGATTGTATCATAAAATGTTGTCAGAATTAGATGGCGTATATTTTATGCCTGAAAAGGGTTTTGGTAAATCCACACGTTGGTTAACTGCTATGCAGATTGATTCCACGAAAGTAGGAATTGAGGCTCATGAATTAGTTCATTATTTGGAAAAGTTTAATGTTGAGTCCCGCCCAGTATGGAAACCATTGCACCTACAGCCATTGTTCAATGAAGCAGACTATTTTACACATGAAGTGGGTAGGGATATCAGCCGAGAGTTGTTTTTAAACGGAATTTGTCTTCCTTCAGATACGAACATGACAAGGGAAAATCAAGAGTTTGTTATTCAATTAATAAAAAATGCTTTCAATCACTAG
- a CDS encoding acetyltransferase: MSYIVFGAGGHAKVIVDILRSCGEEIIGVLDDHCKEEAWNGLPILGDRNQIAQLLSLYPEALFIVAIGDNTTRRKIVSQLKAASVQFGNAVHPSAVVAPSAFIGEGTVVMPNAVINADAYVGEHVIVNTAATIDHDCRIEDFVHISPGAHMAGGVQIGCCAHIGIGASLIPGVRVGCDTIVGAASCVIRDLPEKVTVVGCPARVIKNL; the protein is encoded by the coding sequence TTGAGCTATATTGTTTTTGGAGCAGGAGGACATGCCAAGGTCATCGTGGATATTTTACGGTCCTGTGGTGAAGAAATCATTGGAGTTCTGGATGACCATTGTAAAGAAGAAGCATGGAACGGATTGCCGATCTTGGGGGACCGTAATCAGATTGCTCAACTATTATCTCTGTATCCAGAGGCGCTGTTCATTGTGGCAATCGGAGATAATACAACCAGAAGGAAGATTGTAAGTCAATTAAAAGCTGCTTCAGTCCAATTTGGTAACGCTGTTCACCCAAGTGCTGTAGTCGCACCCAGCGCATTCATTGGCGAAGGGACGGTTGTCATGCCTAATGCTGTAATTAACGCTGATGCGTACGTTGGAGAGCATGTCATTGTTAATACGGCGGCTACTATAGACCATGATTGCCGAATAGAAGACTTCGTGCATATTTCCCCAGGTGCACATATGGCAGGTGGAGTTCAAATCGGGTGCTGTGCTCATATCGGAATAGGTGCAAGTCTTATACCTGGTGTTCGTGTAGGGTGTGATACCATCGTTGGTGCTGCTTCTTGTGTCATCCGCGATTTGCCAGAAAAAGTTACAGTTGTGGGTTGTCCAGCCAGAGTAATAAAAAACCTATAA